Proteins co-encoded in one Vibrio sp. SNU_ST1 genomic window:
- the secD gene encoding protein translocase subunit SecD, whose translation MTVKKRIPRKQINHYSKWKYVVLIATIIIMILSALPSWYGENASVQISNRSEQTIDATQVTQYLASEGIQAKSAFQKDKRLVVILEDAEQQAKAKEVLNERFLDNATVALAMEPAAPKWLTNMGFAPIQLGLDLRGGVQFLLEVDMEPVYHAQAQAMVDEITSEVRYARGKVVNNQVQFDFRTDADFEKAQKLIREEFPHWLRDRSDKSLTLTQSEEEQRTLRNLTVQQNLQIMRSRIEELGITEASIQRQGESRIRIELPGVQDPAAAKDVIGATASLAFYSVYDNATRNTQTLKDTDGNRVVVARKAVLSGEHIIDARSGIGEMGSAEVNITLDSSGGKKMSEFSRHNIGKPMATVYSEYSRDRAGNSKQDSEVISVANIQSQLGSRFRITGAGSLAEAQELALLLRAGSLTAPVTIIEERTIGPSLGAENVTNGFAALALGLGLTLTFMALWYRRLGWVANGALIVNMTTLFGLIALLPGAVLTLPGIAGLVLTVGMAVDTNVLIFERIRDKMKEGRSFASSIDRGFDSAFSSIFDANVTTMIVAVALYTIGNGPIQGFALTLGLGLLTSMFTGIFASRAIINLVWGRDQRHDVRI comes from the coding sequence TTGACTGTGAAAAAACGCATTCCAAGAAAACAAATTAACCACTACTCAAAGTGGAAATACGTGGTGCTTATCGCCACCATCATCATCATGATTCTAAGTGCCTTACCTTCTTGGTATGGCGAGAATGCCTCGGTTCAAATCAGTAATCGCTCTGAGCAGACGATCGACGCCACTCAAGTGACGCAATATCTTGCTAGCGAAGGCATTCAAGCCAAATCAGCCTTTCAAAAAGACAAACGTTTAGTGGTGATCTTAGAAGACGCTGAGCAACAAGCGAAAGCCAAAGAAGTGCTTAATGAGCGCTTCCTCGACAACGCGACGGTTGCTCTTGCTATGGAGCCAGCAGCACCAAAATGGCTGACTAACATGGGTTTTGCACCGATTCAGTTAGGTCTTGATTTACGTGGTGGTGTGCAGTTCTTATTAGAAGTGGATATGGAGCCGGTTTATCACGCACAAGCTCAAGCGATGGTCGACGAGATCACCAGCGAAGTGCGTTATGCCCGCGGTAAAGTGGTCAACAACCAAGTTCAGTTTGATTTCCGTACCGACGCTGATTTCGAAAAAGCACAAAAGCTGATTCGTGAAGAGTTCCCACATTGGCTACGTGATCGTTCAGATAAGTCACTGACGTTAACTCAGTCTGAAGAAGAGCAAAGAACGTTACGCAACCTAACAGTTCAACAAAACCTGCAAATCATGCGCAGCCGTATTGAAGAATTAGGCATCACAGAAGCATCGATTCAACGCCAAGGTGAAAGCCGTATTCGTATTGAACTTCCGGGTGTTCAAGACCCTGCTGCTGCGAAAGACGTGATTGGTGCTACGGCTTCGCTTGCATTCTATTCGGTCTACGACAACGCAACTCGCAATACTCAAACGCTAAAAGATACAGATGGCAACCGTGTCGTTGTCGCTCGTAAAGCAGTACTGAGCGGTGAACATATTATCGATGCTCGTAGTGGCATTGGTGAGATGGGCAGCGCAGAAGTAAACATTACCCTAGATTCTTCTGGTGGTAAGAAAATGTCTGAGTTCTCACGTCACAACATCGGTAAGCCAATGGCAACTGTGTACAGCGAGTACAGTCGTGATAGAGCGGGCAACAGCAAGCAAGACAGTGAAGTGATCAGTGTGGCAAACATCCAGTCTCAACTGGGCAGCCGCTTCAGAATTACTGGTGCTGGCAGTTTGGCTGAAGCACAAGAGCTTGCGTTACTGCTGCGTGCGGGTTCATTGACTGCGCCAGTGACCATCATTGAAGAGCGTACCATTGGTCCGTCTTTGGGGGCTGAAAACGTAACTAACGGCTTTGCTGCTCTGGCGCTTGGCCTTGGTCTGACTTTAACGTTTATGGCCCTATGGTACCGACGCCTTGGTTGGGTCGCGAATGGCGCATTAATCGTCAACATGACCACATTGTTTGGTCTGATTGCGCTGTTACCGGGTGCGGTATTAACTCTGCCAGGTATTGCAGGCTTGGTACTGACCGTCGGTATGGCGGTGGATACTAACGTGCTTATCTTCGAACGTATTCGAGACAAGATGAAAGAAGGCCGCAGCTTTGCTAGCTCCATCGACCGTGGTTTTGACAGTGCGTTCTCTTCTATTTTCGATGCTAACGTCACCACCATGATCGTTGCTGTGGCTCTTTATACCATTGGTAATGGACCGATTCAGGGCTTCGCTCTGACATTGGGCTTAGGTCTTCTAACCAGTATGTTTACGGGCATTTTTGCTTCACGAGCGATCATCAATTTGGTTTGGGGGCGTGACCAACGCCACGACGTAAGGATTTAA
- a CDS encoding insulinase family protein, with amino-acid sequence MKTYYLATAICLTLVGCSSTSKTTDTFIQPDPAWTSGQLENGFTYHVYPDHEAPVSVRLVVHAGSIQETHQQEGYAHFVEHMAFNGSKNFSQNDVIRLFEDAGASFGADINAYTSYEETVYQLDLPDSVQLQPALTWMRDIGDGLDLASSEVEKEKGVVLGEFRMARLDDKSFPEVFYDHFIEGGPYESQDALGTKESVVNATSQTLTNFYQTWYQPQIVELVVSGDVDIETVIPLIEAKFSSWQRGETPKPVKQKVTTFNEGDYVEYTKREAPSISLTFNRGSNIIETHDQQHQRWLDETSQLLIQQRLEAVFNDAALPTQWIASDSLEMGALLYSSTSIGFPVGSREVTQQKMLSTLASLRDYGVSKAEIVGEQHYYQNLLDNIEDDWDKEDGVDHANNKASALVTGRIVQSQKDYQASMGDFISNFSLEAINDNIKSILSGDYFMIIGMNKAENRAAINNSLDSLKATYSEMGTAPLVAAAGSAFAVPSSQGDIVLVEQISVDPYIQKWTLSNGIDMWYLRDSLANDDVGVMYMSLGGKAALDPSLYPAVEVALPTFARSGVGDLTGSELQAYFDRENIQADSFIGNTRHGVEFNIKKDGLKDTFAALYTFITAPKINPEQLEAVKQEFVQGQESFLSSPVGQFERAINQNIYRQESRHLFVNKDRVEVVSVEDISHLHQQLFGQMRHNQLVIVGDIDPSVLKPLVQQYLASIPLEKALVPDFKVAYKQPSEPRIDLAINNVNSAEYVLRVIAEPSTVTTIEKVITSKDIFMESILERLLATRLDSYIREELSLDYSPYTFSASADSELSNEWVIGAMIAPDNVDKVEVAIDKVITDLLQGVSEEEMRAVVKQFEADFTPLEMSSIDQAWYVSRYLLHGYDIEALSQVERVARSISTEDMNDLIQRIFGENSRKVKNILRPKA; translated from the coding sequence ATGAAAACATATTATTTAGCGACGGCAATATGCCTTACCTTGGTTGGCTGTAGTTCAACATCAAAAACGACTGACACCTTCATCCAACCGGACCCTGCTTGGACTTCAGGCCAGCTAGAGAATGGTTTTACCTATCATGTTTACCCTGATCATGAAGCGCCAGTTTCTGTTCGTTTAGTCGTACATGCAGGCTCTATTCAAGAAACTCATCAACAAGAAGGTTATGCGCATTTTGTCGAACACATGGCATTTAATGGCAGTAAGAACTTCTCGCAAAACGATGTGATTCGACTATTTGAAGATGCAGGTGCTAGTTTTGGGGCTGATATTAATGCCTACACCTCTTATGAAGAGACGGTATATCAGCTAGATTTACCCGATAGCGTACAATTACAGCCTGCCCTAACGTGGATGCGAGACATCGGTGATGGATTGGATCTCGCCAGTTCAGAAGTTGAAAAAGAAAAAGGTGTGGTTCTTGGGGAGTTTCGTATGGCTCGCCTTGATGATAAATCATTCCCAGAAGTGTTTTATGACCACTTTATTGAAGGTGGACCGTATGAATCTCAAGACGCATTGGGAACTAAAGAATCGGTTGTAAATGCCACTTCTCAAACCCTAACCAATTTTTACCAGACTTGGTATCAACCACAAATCGTAGAGCTTGTTGTTTCAGGTGATGTGGATATCGAAACCGTGATCCCATTAATCGAAGCGAAGTTTTCTAGTTGGCAGCGTGGTGAAACGCCCAAACCAGTGAAACAGAAAGTCACCACTTTCAACGAAGGTGACTATGTTGAGTATACGAAGAGAGAAGCCCCAAGTATTTCACTGACGTTTAACCGAGGCTCAAACATCATTGAAACTCACGATCAACAGCACCAACGTTGGTTGGATGAAACCTCCCAGTTATTGATTCAACAACGACTTGAAGCGGTATTTAATGATGCGGCTTTGCCTACTCAATGGATAGCGTCAGACAGTCTTGAAATGGGTGCTCTGCTTTATTCATCAACAAGTATTGGATTCCCTGTTGGAAGCCGTGAAGTGACTCAGCAAAAGATGCTCTCGACGTTGGCATCATTGCGTGATTACGGTGTGTCGAAAGCGGAGATCGTCGGTGAGCAGCACTACTACCAAAACTTACTCGATAATATTGAGGATGACTGGGATAAAGAAGACGGTGTCGACCATGCGAACAATAAAGCAAGTGCTTTAGTGACCGGTCGAATCGTTCAATCACAGAAAGATTATCAGGCCAGTATGGGAGATTTCATTTCCAACTTCAGTCTTGAAGCTATTAATGACAACATAAAAAGCATACTTTCTGGTGATTATTTCATGATCATTGGTATGAATAAGGCTGAAAATAGAGCCGCAATCAATAACTCGTTAGATAGCTTGAAAGCCACTTATAGCGAAATGGGCACCGCGCCGTTGGTTGCAGCGGCGGGCAGTGCTTTTGCGGTACCGAGTTCTCAAGGCGATATTGTGCTGGTTGAACAAATATCTGTCGACCCATACATTCAAAAATGGACGTTAAGTAATGGCATTGATATGTGGTACTTACGTGACTCACTGGCGAATGATGATGTTGGCGTGATGTACATGAGTTTGGGTGGAAAGGCTGCTTTGGATCCAAGCTTATACCCAGCGGTTGAGGTTGCATTGCCTACTTTTGCTCGAAGTGGTGTGGGTGATTTGACCGGTTCTGAACTTCAAGCGTACTTTGACCGTGAAAATATTCAAGCCGATTCTTTTATAGGCAATACTCGTCATGGTGTTGAATTTAATATCAAAAAAGATGGGCTAAAAGATACGTTTGCTGCGCTTTATACTTTCATAACCGCGCCTAAAATAAATCCCGAGCAGCTAGAAGCTGTGAAGCAGGAGTTTGTACAAGGTCAAGAATCGTTCTTGAGCAGTCCTGTTGGCCAGTTTGAACGTGCAATAAACCAAAATATTTATCGTCAAGAAAGCCGTCACCTCTTTGTTAATAAAGACCGTGTTGAAGTGGTTTCTGTGGAAGATATCAGCCACCTTCATCAGCAACTGTTTGGTCAAATGAGGCATAATCAATTGGTGATCGTTGGTGATATTGATCCTAGCGTATTGAAGCCTTTGGTTCAGCAATATTTGGCTTCTATTCCATTGGAAAAAGCTCTAGTTCCTGACTTTAAGGTGGCTTACAAGCAACCATCAGAACCACGCATTGATTTAGCGATCAACAACGTGAATAGCGCGGAGTACGTCTTAAGAGTCATTGCTGAACCTAGTACTGTAACCACGATTGAAAAAGTCATTACGTCAAAAGATATCTTCATGGAAAGCATACTGGAACGTTTGTTAGCGACTCGCTTAGATAGCTATATTCGTGAAGAGTTGAGCTTAGATTACTCGCCTTATACATTCTCAGCGTCAGCAGATAGTGAGTTGAGTAACGAGTGGGTTATCGGTGCGATGATAGCGCCAGATAACGTTGATAAAGTGGAAGTGGCAATTGATAAGGTGATTACAGACCTTTTACAAGGCGTTTCTGAAGAGGAAATGCGAGCGGTTGTGAAACAGTTTGAAGCTGACTTTACGCCTCTCGAGATGAGCTCTATTGACCAAGCGTGGTATGTGTCTCGTTATCTACTTCATGGTTACGATATCGAAGCCTTGTCTCAAGTTGAGCGCGTGGCGAGATCGATATCCACTGAAGATATGAATGATCTAATACAGCGTATTTTTGGCGAGAACAGCCGTAAGGTTAAGAACATCCTGCGTCCTAAAGCCTAA